GTGCGACTCGGGCACCGCGCATTCGATGAAGCTGTGGCCGATCGCGCGCGCCGCCGCGTTGGCGCTCGGTGGCGGCGGCATCGACGAGATCGCCAGGTCGGCATGCCCCAGCAGCACGTGCGGCAGCAGTGAATCAAAGGGCAACGGCCGGTACTTGATGCGCACGTCGGGGAAGCGGGCCCGGAAGCGCCGGATGGCCACGGGAATCAGCCACTCGCTGTAACTCGGGCTCGACACCAGGGACAGTTCGCCGTGGGCGCCACCGGCCAGGTCGGCGGCCAGCGCATTGAAGCGGCGCACGCCCTCCAGGATGCTTTCCACCTCCGAGAACAGCCGACGCGCCTCGGGCGTGGGCTGCAGGCGGCCCCGCACACGCTCGAACATCAGCATGCGCAGCCGGCTTTCGACCGTCGCCAGCACGCGGCTGACGGCAGGCTGCGACACCGACAGCATGCGCGCCGCCCCGCTGAGCGAGCCGGCGATCATGATGGCGTGGAAGACTTCGATCTGCCGCAGGTTCAGCGGCACGGGCGGGGTCGGGAGCTTGGCAGGCATGGAGCGAGAGACGGACTGCCCTCCCCATGCAAGGACCACGCCACCGTGGCCGCCCGTGGCTGGCGATCAGCGCACCTTGCCGTCCTTCCAGGCGCTCAGCAGCTTGTTGTAGTCGATGGTTTCACCCTTCGGCTTCTCGTTGGCCAGCTTCTTCCAGGGGGCCTGCTTGTCGCTCAGCCACTTGTCCGGGTCGCCCTTGGCGTTGAGCTTGGGCGCGCAATGGGCCATGCCGGCGCGCTGCAGGCGGGCCATCACGTTGTCCATCTCATCGGCCAGGTTGTCCATCGCCTTCTGCGGCGTCTTCTCGCCCGTCACCGCTTCGGCCACGTTCTTCCACCACAGCTGCGCGAGCTTCGGGTAGTCGGGCACGTTGGTGCCCGTGGGCGTCCAGGCCACGCGCGCCGGGCTGCGATAGAACTCGACCAGCCCGCCC
The sequence above is drawn from the Variovorax sp. J2L1-78 genome and encodes:
- a CDS encoding LysR substrate-binding domain-containing protein; this translates as MPAKLPTPPVPLNLRQIEVFHAIMIAGSLSGAARMLSVSQPAVSRVLATVESRLRMLMFERVRGRLQPTPEARRLFSEVESILEGVRRFNALAADLAGGAHGELSLVSSPSYSEWLIPVAIRRFRARFPDVRIKYRPLPFDSLLPHVLLGHADLAISSMPPPPSANAAARAIGHSFIECAVPESHPLAQADAVGAADLVGQTFISYGRETPFGRLSADFFAAAGLPLRADIEIRSTPEAMGLVREGVGVALIEAFGARRSAHDGVVLKPLSPPLSHRIYLIHTNVSPLSAMAKEFLAVVKRVLKEEGRDTAIAPTLTEHPGEHAPARALSS